The genomic segment GTAATAATTAAGCCGCGGGGCATATTTTTGTGCGGGTCTTTAATTTCACCCGACATGTAGCAGGCTGCCCCCATACCGTCGAAAGACCAAGTAGTGGCAGAAACACCTGCAAGCAATGCTGCAATACCTGTGGTAGTAGTACCAACCATAGGGGTGCTGTTTAAAATTAAATCGCCATTCATGTGGAACAAGCCAATACCTACAATCAGCACAAAGGGCAAGATTTTGAAAGTTGTGATAAATGTTTGGAATTTACCGCCGCCCTCTACGCTGCGCAGATGCACGAACATAAAAATGAGAACCAAAGCAACAGCAACAAAACGAAGGGTTAAATTAGATACCGGAATAAAATACCCTAAATAGTTTGCAATGGCCAGAGCCATGATGGAAATGGACGGAGGATCGGTTGCCCAAAAGCTAATCCATCCACAAAGAAACGCCAAAGGTCTAAAACCCGCTTCACGAAAGTAAATGTATTGCCCGCCGTCTTCTGGATATGCAGAAGCAAGCTCTGCGTAACAAAGGTTGGAGGGTATTTGAACAAGGCCTCCAACCAAAAATGCCAAAAGCATAATCAATGCGCTGCCTGCAGCGCCGGCAACCGCGCCAAGAGATGAAAAAATGCCCGAACCAACGGTGGTACCTACACCCAGTGCAATAACCGCGCCAATACCAAGTTTACGTTTCAGTTCTGTGCTTGGTGCAGTATCAACTGCAGTTTTTTCCGTATTGTTTGCCATAAATAACTCCCCTTTTCCAATTCAAGATTGCTGCAAAAGCGAATTCTCTGTTTTCTCTGCAGAAAGTCCTTTGACCGCAGGGAACTTTATGCAAATAAACAACGTTTAAAATATTCCATACCACTTAACGCGTATAATAGCATAACAATTTATTAAAATCAAGCAATTTAATCATTATTGTTACAATTTCATAAATCAAAAGCGATATAATGTTCATATTGCATTATGAATATTTGGTTTGGCATTCTTTAGATAGCAAATTTCATACCAATTTTTTAAAAATGAAACTATCTATTTCTGGTTTTGCTGCAAAAAACACAGCCACCGCTATTTTATCATAATAAATGCGATGGCTGTGCTTATTTACATATAATTTTCTTCTATTTCAAAAAATTTCCGCTTGTTTGGAACAGCTTGGTTGAGGAGAATTTGCCTAATGGACGCATTGAACTTAACAAATTAAACATCACAAACTAAAAGATATACCAATATTTGCTTTTTTGCCTCAAAACCAAAAGGGTACTTGCACCGTAGCAAAGAAATCTACAAGGTTTAATATCCGGCTTTTTGCATCATTTCACGTACATTGTTTACTGCGCGTCGGGCATACATACGGGGCTCGTTGATATAGGCGGTTACAAGTTCAATCGTTGCAGTTCCTCGGTAATCAATCTCCTTGAGCTCGCAAATAAGTTCCTGAAGCGGCAGAGCACCCTCACCGGGCATAATGTGGCTGTCCGTTCCTTGTTCACCGTCAATTATGTGCAGGTGGTACATTTTTTCTCCCAGTTTATCAAAATACGCCATAATGCTTTCATGTTGTACAAACGGGGGTACTAAATCGCACATG from the Hydrogenoanaerobacterium saccharovorans genome contains:
- a CDS encoding amino acid permease, giving the protein MANNTEKTAVDTAPSTELKRKLGIGAVIALGVGTTVGSGIFSSLGAVAGAAGSALIMLLAFLVGGLVQIPSNLCYAELASAYPEDGGQYIYFREAGFRPLAFLCGWISFWATDPPSISIMALAIANYLGYFIPVSNLTLRFVAVALVLIFMFVHLRSVEGGGKFQTFITTFKILPFVLIVGIGLFHMNGDLILNSTPMVGTTTTGIAALLAGVSATTWSFDGMGAACYMSGEIKDPHKNMPRGLIITALVVLGLYVGLTFVATGILPIQELATSEAPIALVASKLPLIGNVAGTATAVMAIIVIIGSLSSCIMFQPRIEYAMAKDGLFFKSFAKVHPKYETPYFSIIVQCAVAILLIFATSLSDLLGYFTLVALLKNFLTFSMIFVLRRKKNYNPAWKMPCGYLMAGIAMFMTGTLIVSTFVWAPIAGLICAIIAVGTGLPAYYLWERQNKKSSSTD